In a genomic window of Aquila chrysaetos chrysaetos chromosome Z, bAquChr1.4, whole genome shotgun sequence:
- the HINT1 gene encoding histidine triad nucleotide-binding protein 1, with protein sequence MADEVSKAQAARPGGDTIFGKIIRKEIPANIIYEDEQCLAFHDISPQAPTHFLVIPKKPIVRLSEAEDSDESLLGHLMIVGKKCAASLGLTNGFRMVVNEGPEGGQSVYHVHLHVLGGRQLGWPPG encoded by the exons ATGGCGGACGAGGTCAGCAAGGCGcaggccgcccgccccggcggcgaCACCATCTTTGGAAAGATCATCCGCAAGGAGATCCCCGCCAATATCATCTATGAGGACGAGCAG TGCCTTGCGTTCCACGATATTTCACCCCAAGCTCCAACACATTTCTTAGTGATTCCTAAGAAGCCAATTGTCAGGTTATCTGAAGCAGAAGATTCTGATGAATCT cttcttGGGCATTTAATGATTGTTGGCAAGAAGTGTGCTGCTAGCCTGGGCCTGACCAATGGATTCCGGATGGTTGTGAATGAAGGGCCTGAGGGTGGGCAGTCTGTCTATCATGTACATCTCCATGTTCTGGGTGGTCGTCAGTTGGGCTGGCCTCCCGGCTGA